Within the Bradyrhizobium ottawaense genome, the region CTGTATTCGGTGCTGTCGCTGAAGCGCCCGAATATCCACGCGCTGTCGTTCGTCGCCTTCACCTTCGGCGCCGGTGCGGCCTGCCTGATCCCGCTGTTCATCTGGGAACTGTTCGCGCGCCCGCCGATGGAATTCAACACCGCCAACCTGCTGACGCTGGTCTATGTCGTGGTGTTTCCCTCCACCCTCGCCTATCTCTGCTTCAATCGCGGCGTGCAGTTGATCGGCGCCAACCGCGCCGCGCCGTTCTTTCATGTGGTGCCGGTATTCGGCACCGTGATGTCGATCGTGTTCCTCGGCGAACATCCGCAGGCCTTCCAGCTCATCGGCTTTGCGCTGGTGCTGACCGGCGTGTTTGTGGCGTCGCGAAAGCAGCAAAGCGCCTGACTTGCCGGATCAAATCCGCTATCGTTCCGGAATGCTTTGCAAGGCATTGAAATGAGAGCGCGCGCCAGCAACCTGATGATCGGCACCCTGACCCTGGCGTTGATCGCCGGGTCGCTGGGCGGTTTCCTGACCTACCGCAAGATCGCCGGCATCCGCCAGCAGGTGCCGTTCCGGGTGATTTTCGAGGGTTCCGCTTCCGGCCTGCGCAAGGGGGGCAGCGTCAATTTCGCCGGCATCCGGGTCGGCGAGGTGGTGTCGCTGAAGCTCGACCATCCGCGCCGCGTCGTCGCCCTCACCATGATCGACGGCGCCACGCCGGTCCGCAAGGACACCCAGGTCGGCCTCGAATTCCAGGGCCTCACAGGAATTGCGGCGATCTCGTTCACCGGCGGCTCGGACGGCGCGCCGCCGCCGCCCAAGGGGGAGGACGGCATTCCGGAACTGACCGCCGATGCCGAAGGTACGCTCGGCCTGCAGGAGAAAATCCGCCGAGCGCTGCGCAACGTCGACAAGGCGATCACCGACAACGAGACGGCGGTCAAGGACACGCTGCTGAATTTCGAAACGTTTACCGCCTCGCTGTCCGGCAGCGGCGAGCGGATCACCAATGTCATCAACACGGCGGACGCCGGCATCAGCAGCGTCGACAATGCGCTGATCAAAACCCAGAATTTTCTCGGCGGCCTTGCCAGCGACAAATATGGCGGCGAGCTGCTGCCGACCGTGGCCTCGATGCGCGAGCTGATCGAGAGCTTTGACAAGAAATCCGACAAGGCGTTGAACGATGCCCGAAAGATGCTCGGCGAGCTCAGCCAGTCCATCAACAGCAGCAAGTTTGGCTCCAGTCCGGCGAGACGATAGGCTGACGCCGCAATAATAATCAAAACAGGGAAACGCCGTGCTCGACAAATCCGCCACCGTAACGCCGCCGCCCACCACCGTCACCCGCGCCGAAAACACCGTGCCGCGGAGCTTGAAGAAGTATCTGGCGCTGGACGATTTCGAAGCGACGGCGCGCCGGAGAATTCCGAAATTTCTCTACGGTTACATTTCCGGCGGCGCCGAGAGCGACGCCGCGGTGCGCGACAACCGCAAAGCCCTCGACGAATACGGTTTCGTGCCGCGCGTGCTCAACGACGTTTCCGGCCGCGACCAGACCGCGACGTTGTTCGGCAAGAGCTGTGCCTCGCCGTTCGGGATTCCGCCGATGGGCTCCTCGGCGCTGTGCGCCTATCGCGGCGACATCGTGCTGGCGCAGGCGGCGCGCGCGGCCAACGTGCCGATGATTCTCAGCGCCTCGTCGCTGATCACGCTGGAGGACGTGCGCCGCGCCAATCAGGACGCGTGGTACCAGGCCTATCTGGCCGGCGTGCCGGAACGGATCGAGCCGCTGGTCGACCGGGTGGCAGCGGCCGGCTACGACACCTTCGTCGTCACCGCCGACGTGCCGGTGCCGCCGAATCGCGAGAACAACATCCGCAACGGCTTTCAGGTGCCGCTTGCGATCACGCCGCAAGTCGCCTGGGATGTCGCGACCCATCCGCATTGGCTGTTCGGCACCTGGGCGCGCACCGTGATGAACCACGGCATGCCGCATTTCGAGAACATGGATGCGAAGCGCGGCCCGCCGGTGCTGGCAAAGAACCTGATGCGCAATATCGGCCATCGCGACCAGCTCGCCTGGAAACATGTCGAACTGATCCGCCGCCGCTGGAAGGGCAAGCTCGTGGTCAAGGGCCTGGTCTCGCCCGCGGATGCCAGGATCGCGCGAGAGAGCGGCGTCGACGGCCTGATGCTCTCCAACCATGGCGGCCGCCAGCTCGACTACACCCTATCGGGCCTGCGCACGCTGCCGGAGATCGCCGCCGAGGCCAAGGGTATGACCATCATGGTCGACGGCGGCATCCGCCGCGGCACCGACGTCATCAAGGCTTTGGCGCTCGGCGCCCATTTCGTCTGGATCGGACGCCCGTTCCTCTATGCGGCGATCGCCGGCGGCGAGGCCGGCGTGGCGCGTGCGATCACGCTGCTGCAGGCCGAGATCGACCGCGACCTCGCGCTACTGGGGATTCGCAGCCTCAGCGAGATCACGCCGGATCTGGTAAGGCGGTTTTGAAGCGGCCTGCTTGAACCTCGCCCCGCTTGCGGGGAGAGGTCGGATTGCGAAGCAATCCGGGTGAGGGGGTACAGGTCTATTCACGCGCATCGAATTCGCGGAGAGAGCCCCTCACCCCAACCCTCTCCCCGCAAGAGCGGGGCGAGGGAGCAGACTGTCTCACCCCACCTTGAACTTGCTGTAGGCTTCCTTGGTCGCGATGATGACATGCTCGGCGCAGCCGTTGGTGCGGTGCGGGTCGCAGCGGGTCTCATAATCGGCCGACGTCATCATGTCGATGAAGGCGGCCACGGTTGGATAATACACCAGCGCCAGATAATCCCACTGGTTGCCGGCCTCGACGCCGAGCGCGACCGCCTTGGCGTCCCCGGTCCACAGCAGCGTGCCGCCGCGCGCCTTGATCATCGGCACCGTCAGCGCGCTGTAGCGCAGATAGGCATCCCAGCCCGAGCCGTCGCCGTCGAGCGAGCGCTCGCGAAACCGCATCAGGTTCACCATCACGACCGGCGCCTGAAGCTCCATCGCCTCAAGACCCCTGACATTCAACAAATTCACACCCATCACCTGCTCCGGCGGTATCAGACAAAGCCAACACATTGTAGCATTGCAGGCGCGGGACTTGTCGCGTGATATGATTCCGGCGCAACTTCATCCGAGATCATGTCCCAGCCCGCACCAGCGCCTTCCGCCCTCGATCCGGTCCGGTGGCTCAACAACCAGCCCTATATCCTGCTGACCCTGACCTCGCTGTTCTGGGCCGGCAATATCGTGCTGGCGCGTCACGTCGCCGGCCACGTGCCGCCGCTGACGCTGTCCTGTCTGCGCTGGATCGGCACGTTCCTGATCCTGCTGCCGTTTGCCTGGCCGCACCTGAAGCGCGACTGGCCGATGCTGCGGGCGCATCTGCCGCTGATGCTGCTGCTGTCGGCGCTCGGCTTTGCCTACAACAACGCGATTTCCTACTGGGCCATGCAATATACCGAGGCGCTGAACGCGCTGCTGATCCAGTCCGCCGGCCCGCTGTTCGTGGCGCTGTGGTCGCTCGCCCTGTTCGGCGTGCGGCTGACCGGCGCGCAACTCTCAGGGATCGCGATCTCGCTGGCAGGCGTGCTCACCATCATCCTGCGCGGCGACTGGAGTGCGCTCGCCAGCATCAGCTTCAACCGGGGCGACCTGATGTTCGGCAGTTCGCTGGTGGCGTTCGGGCTGTACTCGGCGCTGATGCCGCGCCGGCCGGTGACGCATCCGCTGTCGCTGATTTCGTTCACCACCTGCTGTGGCGCCATGATGCTGGTGCCGTTCTCGATCTGGGAATTTTCAACCGGCGTGACGCTGAAACTCGATTCGATTTCGATGGCGACGCTGGCCTATGTCATCGTGTTCCCGTCGACGCTGGCCTATCTGTTCTTCAATCGCGGCATTGCGCTGATCGGGCCCAATCGTGCGGCGCCGTTCTTCCATCTGGTGCCGGTATTCGGCTCGGCGATGGCGATCCTGCTGCTCGGCGAGCAGTTGCGGCTGTTTCACCTGGCCGGCTACGCGCTGGTGCTGGCCGGCGTCGTGATCGCGTCGCGGCGGGCCTCGGCGAAGGCTTAAGGTTTGCGGGCTGCGGCGTAACGCCTGACCGGCTTCCGCTTTCGCAGCCGACAGGCTAGTTTCGCCCCAATCCGCCAAGAAATTCATTTGAGGAAACGTACTATGATCGCATTGTCGAAACCATGCCGGCTCGTCACACTCGCTCTTTCGCTGGCGTTGACTTCGGCGGCCTCCGCGCAGGCGCCCTATCCGAACCGCAACATCACGCTGGTGCTGCCATTCGCCGCCGGAAGCGGCACCGACACCACCACCCGCCTGATCGGAAAGGAACTCGGCGTGGCGCTGGGCGTCAACACGGTGATCGACAACAAGGCCGGCGCCAACGGCTCGATCGCGGCGAGCTACGTCGCCCGCTCGGCGCCCGACGGCTACACGCTGTTCGTGACCACCAACACGACGCATTCGGCCAACCCGTATCTGCTGAAGACCATGAGCTACGACCCGGTCAAGGATTTCACCCCGATCGCGCGGACCGGCGACCTGCCCTTCATGCTGGTGATCAATCCGGAAATCCCGGCCAATTCGGTTGCCGACCTGATCGCGTTGGCGAAGAAGGAGCCGGGCAAGTACTCCTATGCCAGCGGCAGCTCGTCGGCGATCGTCTCGGGCGCAACCTTTGCCCGCCTCGCCGGCGTCGATCTCCTGCACGTTCCCTACAAGAGCTCGCCGCCGGCGCTGACCGACGTGATCGCGGGGCGGGTCTCGATGATGTTCGTCGACGTTCCGACCGGCCAGCCGCACGTCAACGGCAAGGCGCTGAAGGCGCTTGCGGTCACCACCAAGCAGCGCTCGGCGCTGTTGCCGGAGCTTCCGACCATGGACAACACCGTGAAGGGTTTTGATATCACGTCGTGGCAGGGCTATCTCGGCCCGGCCAACATGCCAAAGGACATCGTCGTCAGGCTGAACGCGGAAATCCGCAAGATCGTCGAGCGCCCGGACATCAAAAGCCAGCTCGCCGAGCGCGGCATGGAAGCCTTCTCCGGCCCGCCGGAAGAGTTCGACGCATTCCTGAAGGAACAGCTGGTGCTGTGGGAGAAGCTGATTACGGCCGCGGGGATTGAGAAGCAGTGAGGCCCCACTCTCTCGTCATGGCCGGGCTTGACCCGGCCATCCACGACTTACTTCTTTGCGCTATCCCTAAGAACGTGGATGCCCGGGACAAGCCCGGGCATGACGTCTTTCTTGCCGCGTCGGTGGGTTACGGCTGCGCCTAACCCACCCTACGACACCGTTTAGGCCGCGCGGACCTTGGCCAAAAATTCGTCGACCGCGCTGCGCAGCATGCCGGACTGGTTGTCGAGTTCGCGGGCGTTCGACAGCACCTCGGATGCGGCCTTGCCGGTGGCGGCGGCTGCCGTGGTGACGCCGCCGATATTGGCGTTGATCTCGCTCGATCCGGCCGCCACCGACTGGATGTTGCGCGCGATCTCGCGGGTGGCATCGCCCTGCTGATCGATCGCGGCCGAAATGCTTACCGTGATCTCGCTCATCTGCGCGATGGTCTCGGTGATGCCGCCGATCGAGATGACGGCTTCGCTGGTGGAGGCCTGCATCGCCGCGACCTGCGCCGAGATTTCCTCGGTTGCCTTGGCGGTCTGGTTGGCGAGCGCCTTCACTTCGGAAGCGACGACTGCGAAACCGCGGCCGGATTCGCCGGCGCGCGCGGCCTCGATGGTGGCGTTGAGCGCCAGCAGGTTGGTCTGTGCGGCAATCGAGTGGATCAGCTTCACCACTTCGCCGATCTTCTCGGCGCCGGTCGAGAGGGCGCCGACCGTGGCGTTGGTGCGTTCGGCATCGCCGACCGCCTTGCTGGCGATCTCGCTGGAGCGCGCCACCTGGCGGGAAATCTCGCCGACCGAGCTGGATAGTTCCTCGGCAGCGGCGGCAACGGTGCCGACATTGTTCGACGAGCTTTCCGATGCGGCGCTGACAGTGGCCGCGCGCGAACTGGCATCGCTCGCGGTCGCCGTCATCGACTGCGCCGTGCTCTGCATACCGGCGGCCGCGGTCGATACCGAGCGGACGATGCCGGTGACGCTGCGCTCAAAGTCGCCAGCGATATTCTCCATCGCGGCGCGGCGATCGGCCACGGCACGGGCCTGGGTCGCAGCCTCGGCCTCTTCGAGCCCGCGGATACGGACCGCATTGTCCTTGAAGATCTGTACCGTCGCCGCCATCGCGCCGACTTCGTCGCCGCGGCCGAGGCCGGGGATCGCGCCGTCGAGCTTGCCGTCGGCCAGTGCCTGCATGCGCGCGCCGAGTTCGCCGAGCGGCTTAGAGATGCTGCGGCCGATCATCCAGGCGATGCTGCCCGAAATCACGCCGATCCCGAGAATGGCGAGCCCCAGCAGCCAGGCGATCGGCTTCATCTTGGCGTCGAGATCGTCGAGATAGGCGCCGGTGCCGAGGTACATGTCGAAGCCGGGAACGTTGACGGCGTAGCCCATCTTGCGGATCGGCTTTTCTTCGCCGGGCTTCACGTATTCATAGAACAGCAGGATCGAGCCGTTGGCCTTGACGCCGTCCATCAGTTCCACGGACAACTTGCGGCCGTTGGTCACGACGTCCATGCGGTTGGTGCCGACCTGCTTGGGATCCGGCGCCAGCACCGTGATGCCGTTATAGGCGGTGCCGAACAGGTAACCCGCCCCCTTGTCGTAGGTCAGGGAATTGGCGCGCTTTTCGAATTCCTTCAGCGCGGCCTCCTTGGTCATTTCGCCGGCATCGACCTGCTTCTTCAGGCCGGCGGCCAGATTGAGGCCCATATCGACAATCGCTTTGGTCTGGTCGAGGCGCGCGTTGAACATCTCGCGCTGCATCAAATAGCCCGCGAGGGCGCCGGCGGTGCAGAGGCCGAGCAGGGTCACACCCACCAAAATACCGAGTTTGGGGGTGATCTTCATATTTGTCAGCTTCACAGGGGGATCTCCGGTAACGGGTGCGCGGGGATGCGATTGGCGGATTGATTCAGTGCACGATATCGTGAGACCCTTTAGAACTCTGTTAAGCGTCCTCCGTAGAAGTCCTGACCAGGCAACAAAAGGCAGGACCCCTCGGCGCGAACGGGAATGGGACGGAAAACGGCCAAGACCGAGTGAGAAGGCCGCGTGAAAGATGAAGGCGGCGCCGCTTTGTCGCCGCTACAACCAACACCGAAGAGTCAAATCGGGGAGAACAGGAAATGCCGAAGTTCAGGATTTTGACGCCGAAGGGCGCGAGTTTCACCGTTGCCGGCAGCAATTACGATTATGAAAAGGAGGCGCTCGATCCGATCGGCGCCGAAATCATCGAGGCGCCCGCCAATGAAGCCGAGTTCATGGCGGCGGCCAAGACCGCCGACGCGATCTATGCCAAGGGCATGCCGATCACCAAAACGGTGATCGACGCCCTGGAAAACTGCAAGGTCATTACGCTCGGCAGCGTCGGCGTCGACAGCGTCGACGTCAAGGCCGCCACCGCCCGCGGCATCCCCGTCACCAACATCCCCGATACTTTCATCGAAGAGGTGGCCGATCACGCCATGATGCTGCTGCTGTCAGGCTTCCGTCGGCTGGTCGAGCAGGACAAGATGGTGCGCACCGGCCGCTGGGCCGAGGGCCGCCCCGCACTCCTGAAGATTCCCCGGCTGATGGGCCAGACGCTCGGCTTCATCTCGTTCGGCCGGGTGGCGCGCGCGGTCGCCAAGCGCGCCGCCCCGTTCGGCCTGCGGATGATCGCCTACGATCCCTTCATCCAGGAGACCCTGATTTCCGACCATGGCGTGATCCCGGCAACCCTGTCGGAAGTGCTGTCGCAGTCCGACTTCCTGTCGATGCATGCCCCTGCCCGGCCCGAGGTGCACCACATGCTCGGCGAGAAGCATTTTCGGCAAATGAAGAAGAGCGCGGTCTTCATCAACACCGGCCGCGGCGCTACCGTGGACGAGGAAGCGCTGATCAAGGCGCTGCAGGAGGGCTGGATCTCGCATGCCGCCCTCGACGTGCTGGAAAAGGAACCGCCGTCGCACAACAACCCGATGCTATCCATGGAAAACGTCACCCTGACCGCCCATGTCGCCTCGGCATCGGCACGTTTCGACGAGGCGCGCAAGCGCCGTGTGGGCTACGAATTGTCACTGGTCCTGCAGGGAATGTGGCCGGTAAGCTGCGTCAATCCGTCGGTACTGCAGAACACCACGCTCCGCCGCTGGCAACCCGTCAGCATGGATCGCGGGCCAAACAGCTAAGCCAAAGCGTTTCCGAACCAGTTCACCGGCGATTCAACGCCGGGAACCAGAAAAACAGGGAGTAGACCATGAAGAACGACATCACCCGTCGCGATGCGCTCGCGCTTGGCGTTTCCGCCGCAGCCCTCGCGGCCACCGGCACGTCGGCGCGCGCTGAAATCAAGGCCGCCGATGTTCCGGCGCCGGCGCTCCCGATCGAAAAGGGCGCGACGCTGCGCATGCTGCGGCCGGTCCGGTTCGTCCCGGCCGACGAAGAGGTGTTCCGCGCCAACGCCGAGAAATTCACCGCCAAGACCGGCGTCGAGGTCAAGGTCGACTTCGTCGGATGGGAAGACATCAACCAGCAGACCGCGGTGACGTCCAACTCGGGCGCCGGCCCCGACATCATCATCGGCTTCGGCGACTCGCCGCACATTTATGTCGACAAGCTGGTCGAATTGACCGACGTCGCCGATTATATCGGCAAGCGCTACGGCGGCTGGCTGGCGCTCGCCCAGAAGTACGGCAAGAAGGCCAAGAGCAATTCCTGGATCGGCTTGCCGTTCGGCGCCAGCGGCGGCCCGCTGGTCTATCGCAAGTCGATTCTCAAATCGGTCGGCTTCGACCGGGTTCCGGAAGACCATGCCGGCTTCCTCGACCTCTGCAGGAAGCTGCAAAAAGCCGGCAAGCCCGCGGGCTTCGCGCTCGGCAATGCCGTCGGCGACGGCAACGGCTTTGCAAGCTGGCTGCTGTGGTCGCACAACGCCGCCCTGCTCGATGAAGAAGGCAACGTCATCATCAACAGCAAGGAAACCATCGCCGCGCTGAAATACCTCAAGGAACTCTACCCGACCTTCATCGCCGGCACGCCGTCGTGGAACGACGTCAGCAACAACCGCGCCTACTCGTCCGGCGAAATCTCGCTGACCGCGAACGGCGTCTCGCTGTATTTCTCGCTGAAGAAAGATCCGGCGACGGCTGCGATCGCCGAGGATACCGAACACCAGTTGCTGATCAAGGGACTGGCCAAGGTCTCGCCGATGTCGGGGCTGACGCTGAACGCCATGGTGTTCAAGCACAGCCCGTATCCCAACGCCGCAAAGGCCTTCCTGCAGTTCATGCTGGAGAAGGAACAGTACGAGCCCTGGCTCAACGCCAACAGCGGCTACTGGGCGCAGCCGCTGGCGGCCTACGCCGATGCCGCGGTGTGGTCCGGCGATCCCAAGGTCGCGATCTTCAAGGACACCATGAAGAGCAACTACTACAACGGCTACAACGGACCGATCTCGACCGCCACCGGCGCCGTCAACGCCGACTACGTACTGGTGCAGATGTGCGCGTCCGTCGCCACCGACGCCGCGACGCCGGAAGCCGCCGCCGCCGAAGCGGAGCGCCGGGCGAAGCGGTATTTCCGCAGGTCGTAAAGGAACCGTCATTCCGGGATGGTGCGTGAGCACCAGACCCGGAATCTCGAGATTCCGGGTTCGCGCTAACGCGCGCCCCGGAATGACTGGCTACTAAGGACGAACACCTGATGTCCGTGACCACACTCCCATCGCGGCGAACAGTACAGCAGCAGCCGGGCTGGCTGGTGCGGCTGTTCGACTACAAGCCGTTCCTGATCACGGTCTGCCTGGCGCCGGCGATCGGCCTGCTCGCGGTGTTCCTGACCTATCCGCTCGGCCTCGGCGTCTGGCTCGCTTTCACCGACACCACCATCGGCCGCCGCGGCGTGTTCGTCGGCTTCGAAAACTTCCAGTATCTGCTGAGCGATCCCCTGTGGTGGAACGCGGTGTTCTACAGCGTGGTCTACACCGCGATCGCGACCTTCGGGAAATTCGCGCTCGGCTTCTGGCTGGCGCTGCTCCTGAACAACCATTTTCCGTTCAAGAGCCTGCTCCGTGCCATCATATTGCTGCCCTGGATCGTCCCGACCGTGCTGTCGGCGCTGGCGTTCTGGTGGATCTACGATCCCCAATTCTCGATCATCTCCTATCTGCTGGTCGACGTGCTGCATATCCGCACCACCAATATCGACTTTCTCGGCACGCCGTGGCCGGCGCGCTTCTCGCTGATCGCGGCCAATATCTGGCGCGGCATCCCGTTCGTGGCGATCTCGCTGCTGGCGGGCCTGCAGACCATTTCGCCCTCGCTTTATGAGGCGGCGATGCTGGACGGCGCCTCGGCGTGGCAGCGTTTCCGCTACATCACCTTCCCGATGATGATGCCGATCCTGGCGATCGTGATGACGTTCTCGATCATCTTCACCTTCACCGATTTCCAGCTGGTCTACGCCATCACCCGCGGCGGACCGGTCAACTCGACGCATCTGCTGGCGACGCTGGCGTTCCAGCGCGGCATCGCCGGCGGCGAACTCGGCGAAGGCGCGGCGATCGCGGTCTCGATGATCCCGTTCCTGGTGTTCGCTACCTTGTTCAGTTACTTCGGCCTTGCCCGCCGCAAATGGCAGCAGGGAGAGAGCAATGACTGACGCTGTCGCACAACCATCCACCAACGTCGCCAGCGCCACGCCGGACACGATGGCGTGGGATTCGCGGGCGCGGCGGGTGATGATGATCTACCTGCCGCTGTCCTGCTTCGTGCTGATCCTACTGTTTCCGTTCTACTGGATGGCGATCACCTCGTTCAAGCCGAACGCGGAGCTGCTGAATTACAAGGAACACAACCCGTTCTGGATCACCTCGCCGACCATCGACCACATCCGGCATTTGCTGTTCAACACCGCCTATCCGCGCTGGCTGAAGACCACGATGTTGGTGGCGATCGGATCGACGACGCTGTCGTTGTTCGCTTCCACGCTCGCGGCCTACGCGATCGAGCGGCTGCGCTTCCGCGGCAGTCCCTATGTCGGCCTCGGGATCTATCTCGCTTATCTGGTGCCGCCGTCGATCCTGTTCATTCCGCTCGCTACCGTCGTGGTGCAGTTCGGCCTGTTCGACAGTCCGCTGGCGCTGATCCTGGTATACCCCACCTTCCTGGTGCCGTTCTGCACCTGGCTCCTGATCGGCTATTTCAAGTCGATTCCCTATGAGCTCGAGGAATGCGCGCTGGTCGACGGCGCGACGCGGCTGCAGATCCTGTGGCGGATCACGCTGCCGCTGGCGGTGCCGGGCCTGATCTCGGCCGGCATCTTCTCCTTCACGCTGTCGTGGAACGAATTCATCTACGCGCTGGCGTTCATCCAGAGCAGCGCCAACAAGACCGTCCCCGTAGCGATCCTGACCGAACTGGTCTCCGGCGATGTCTATCAGTGGGGCGCGCTGATGGCGGGTTCGCTGCTCGGCTCGCTGCCGGTCGCGGTGTTCTATTCGCTGTTCGTCGACTACTACGTCTCGTCGCTGACCGGTGCGGTGAAGGAATAGCTTTCAGCCGCAGACCATGCGGCCGATTGCCGTGCGGTGACGGCATAAGGCCGCACACTTATCCAACGCCGTCACGCGCTTTTCACAAAACCGTCGGCCGGCTGTAACGACCTCTCCGCAAGACACTGCGCATCGCCACCTAAAGGAGATCCGCCATGCGCTTGTCATTGCTCTGTTCCGTCGCCTCCGTCTTTCTGATCACGGGCGCCTATGCGCAAAGCGAAGGTGAATTTCCAGCCGCGCTGAAGGGCCATGCTGTACTGCCGGCGCAGAGCTTCATCGATGCACCGGCCGACGCACCTGACGATCTCAAGACCTCGGGCAAATACACCACCGGCCGTCGCGTCGATGCGCTCGGCACCGTGATGGGTAAATCCTATGAACGGCCGACCGGCGTGTTGCTGCCGTTCAAGGGCCAGCCGCTGCAGGGCCATTCCGGCATCAAGGTGATGCCCGACGGCTCGTTCTGGGTGATTACCGACAACGGCATGGGCTCGCGCTACAACTCCGCGGATTCGATGCTGTATCTCAACCGCCACAAGATCGACTGGACCACCGGCAAGATCGACCGCCAGGAAACCGTGTTCCTGCACGACCCCGACAAGAAGGTGCCGTTCCGCATCGTGCACGAGGATACCGCCAAGCGCTATCTCACCGGCGCCGACTTCGACACCGAGGGTTTTCAGGTCATCGGCGATATCTTCTGGATCGGCGACGAATTCGGTCCTTACGTCATCAAGGCCGACCGCAACGGCAAGGTGCTTGGCGTGTTCGAGACCGTGGCCGACGGCAAGCCGGTGCGCTCGCCGGACCACTGGGCCGTGCAGTCGCCGGGCGCCCCGGGCGCGAGCTATACCAACGTCAATCTGCGCCGCTCCAAGGGCTATGAAGGTTTTGCGTCCTCCAAGGACGGCAAGTTCCTGTACGGCCTGCTCGAAGGTCCGATCTGGGACGCCGAGAAGAAGGACTGGGAGCGGGTCGACGGCAAGGAAGCCTCGCGAATTCTCGAATTCGACGTCGCGGCGGAAAAATTCACCGGCCGCTACTGGCAATATGTGTTCGAGCAGAACGGCAACGCCATCGGCGACTTCAACATGATCGACGCCACAAGCGGCCTCGTCATCGAGCGCGACAATGGTGAAGGCACCGCCGACAAGGCCTGCGCGCCGGGCGTTCACGGCGAAAACTGCTTCCCTGACGTCGCCAAGTTCAAGCGCGTCTACAAGATCGAGCTCAATGACGGAAATGTCGGCAAGCCGGTCCGCAAGATCGGCTTCATCGACCTCTTGAAGATCCGCGATCCCGACAAGAAGGCGCGCAAGCCGCTCAACGACGGCGTGCTGGCATTCCCGTTCTTCACCATCGAGAACGTCGACCGCGTCGACGAGACCCACATCATCGTCGGCAACGACAACAACCTGCCGTTCTCGTCGAGCCGCGATCCCAACAAGGCCGACGACAACGAATTCGTGCTGCTGGAAGTCGGTGATCTCCTGAAGGCGAAGTAGCGCTATTCCCTCTC harbors:
- a CDS encoding ABC transporter substrate-binding protein, whose amino-acid sequence is MKNDITRRDALALGVSAAALAATGTSARAEIKAADVPAPALPIEKGATLRMLRPVRFVPADEEVFRANAEKFTAKTGVEVKVDFVGWEDINQQTAVTSNSGAGPDIIIGFGDSPHIYVDKLVELTDVADYIGKRYGGWLALAQKYGKKAKSNSWIGLPFGASGGPLVYRKSILKSVGFDRVPEDHAGFLDLCRKLQKAGKPAGFALGNAVGDGNGFASWLLWSHNAALLDEEGNVIINSKETIAALKYLKELYPTFIAGTPSWNDVSNNRAYSSGEISLTANGVSLYFSLKKDPATAAIAEDTEHQLLIKGLAKVSPMSGLTLNAMVFKHSPYPNAAKAFLQFMLEKEQYEPWLNANSGYWAQPLAAYADAAVWSGDPKVAIFKDTMKSNYYNGYNGPISTATGAVNADYVLVQMCASVATDAATPEAAAAEAERRAKRYFRRS
- a CDS encoding carbohydrate ABC transporter permease, which translates into the protein MSVTTLPSRRTVQQQPGWLVRLFDYKPFLITVCLAPAIGLLAVFLTYPLGLGVWLAFTDTTIGRRGVFVGFENFQYLLSDPLWWNAVFYSVVYTAIATFGKFALGFWLALLLNNHFPFKSLLRAIILLPWIVPTVLSALAFWWIYDPQFSIISYLLVDVLHIRTTNIDFLGTPWPARFSLIAANIWRGIPFVAISLLAGLQTISPSLYEAAMLDGASAWQRFRYITFPMMMPILAIVMTFSIIFTFTDFQLVYAITRGGPVNSTHLLATLAFQRGIAGGELGEGAAIAVSMIPFLVFATLFSYFGLARRKWQQGESND
- a CDS encoding carbohydrate ABC transporter permease; amino-acid sequence: MAWDSRARRVMMIYLPLSCFVLILLFPFYWMAITSFKPNAELLNYKEHNPFWITSPTIDHIRHLLFNTAYPRWLKTTMLVAIGSTTLSLFASTLAAYAIERLRFRGSPYVGLGIYLAYLVPPSILFIPLATVVVQFGLFDSPLALILVYPTFLVPFCTWLLIGYFKSIPYELEECALVDGATRLQILWRITLPLAVPGLISAGIFSFTLSWNEFIYALAFIQSSANKTVPVAILTELVSGDVYQWGALMAGSLLGSLPVAVFYSLFVDYYVSSLTGAVKE
- a CDS encoding esterase-like activity of phytase family protein, translating into MRLSLLCSVASVFLITGAYAQSEGEFPAALKGHAVLPAQSFIDAPADAPDDLKTSGKYTTGRRVDALGTVMGKSYERPTGVLLPFKGQPLQGHSGIKVMPDGSFWVITDNGMGSRYNSADSMLYLNRHKIDWTTGKIDRQETVFLHDPDKKVPFRIVHEDTAKRYLTGADFDTEGFQVIGDIFWIGDEFGPYVIKADRNGKVLGVFETVADGKPVRSPDHWAVQSPGAPGASYTNVNLRRSKGYEGFASSKDGKFLYGLLEGPIWDAEKKDWERVDGKEASRILEFDVAAEKFTGRYWQYVFEQNGNAIGDFNMIDATSGLVIERDNGEGTADKACAPGVHGENCFPDVAKFKRVYKIELNDGNVGKPVRKIGFIDLLKIRDPDKKARKPLNDGVLAFPFFTIENVDRVDETHIIVGNDNNLPFSSSRDPNKADDNEFVLLEVGDLLKAK